The stretch of DNA GGACTTCTCTAGCTGGATATGGTGTTGGTTTGATTATTTGATCTACTTTTTGCCCTGCTGCTCACACCTTCTTATTGAAGTCAACTGGGTTGACAGTGCATGTCTGCATCACCGGCGTTGCATGGGGCTCTTTAGTGGTGTTTAGTTTCCTCAACCTGAAATATCACAGGCCACACACAGCGCAGAAGGCTCTCAGTGGCATTACCTCCCTTGGTGCAGCTGGGGTAGGGATCACATGAACCAGGACAGACCTCAGCATGTGTTTTTAGCAGGAACACAGTCCACCACATGGGCCTGTCCTCCTATCTACTAGCCTGCAGGATATAGCTGGCAGAACAGTGCTTGAACCCTGTGGCTGTCTAACTGGTATTTAGCCAAAGTACATTCCTGCCTGTAGCACTCTCACAGGGATAGATGGTATTTTTGCCACTCAGTTGCAAGCCATTTAAAAGTCATGTGCCCAGTTGGATTATCTCTTCAGTTAAACCACAGTTTTGTTTCTCCCTTGGTAGGAGTGGGACACTTACacttctcactgcactggcagtgccaggcttgAGATAAGTATAAGGCTGCAGGTTGCAAACaatacacatatacacataaACCTACATATAGGTTGGCTTTCCCTGTAACTGTCTCCTGTCCCCTTCCTAATGGTTGATCTCTGCATTAATTTTGTTAAGCCCTCGTACGTTTCCCTACTGTTGTGTTTCACTCTCCATAGCCAAGGTCTCTTTGCATCATACTATTTGTACAAAGGTTGGGCTAGGAATACATGAAAGAATATGGAAATACTCATGGAAATATGGAAATATCCTTTTACTCTTATGGAAATGTAGAAAGAGAGTGGGCTGGGGTAGTCACAGTAGTAAGAGAGGAGGGCAGATGAAGGTCAGAGTGGATAAGCGCACTTCTAGAGCCATCTCCTCAGCTCTACATCCTTCTCTTACTTGGTTATAGACTAAGAAACCTAGTTTCTTAAGAATTCTCTTTTCCTATTAGAAACCTACTAGGAAATTTAGAAACTACTCAAGCCCGAGCAACAAGTGCCTTCTGCCAGCTACTCTCCATCTGTATCTGTGTCAGGTCCAAGTTTGTACTTCAGCAATGGGGGTTATGCGAGCTCCATGTGGGTCATCTTTTTTAACTGAGTCTAGAAAGATGTCTAGCCCTTATTGCTTTGAAGGAACATAGCCTGCCTATTGCCTGGACCTGGCTCTTGCTTGGTAGGGCAGTACTTGTACAGAGTAGGCAGACCAGCCTGTTCTGCAAGGGAGCTGGTTGGTGCATCCATTGGACACATCTATCCAAGCAACCCCCTCCAGCAATGTGGCTCACAGTGGGTATTTTGGTAGCTGCTACAGAGATAGAGGAATGCAAGAAAGATGTACTTACCACTGGTGTCACAGGAATATGGGGCTGGGTGCAGGGTCCTGCCTTGCTCAGGTTCCACATAGCTGTATAGAGAGCAGCCAGCCCTTCTTCACGTCTTTGAACATGAACACTGGTCTCTGGGATTGTTGTTTTTAGCACGCGTATCTATctgtaaaacaaaatgtaattcACTGTTTTCAATTCCAAACTCTACAGTTGCACCTTGTTTGCCTTGCATCACCCTCATTACACAGAGGTACAAGATTTCCAGCCCCCATTACTCTTTTACCAGTCTAAGCTGTTTTGCTGGATCCATCCATCAAAAAACATATACCTCTGATCCACCACTATTTTGTCTTGGAGGGAGGCCTCTAGGATGTGGTTGCTTCAGGCAGCAGTCCCTATTCCTGCTTATGTGCAGatgctctctgtttcagcaGGTTTTTGCACCAACAGAATTAGGATTCTGCTGCCTCCCACCTCCCCTTGTTCAGTGCTTCCACTGAAGATATGAGGGTGCACTTTTGCTAGGTAGTGGGGGGCAGCCTCATGCCTTCCTGTCTCCTGTTAACAGAGCCCATTCCACCCTGTTTGAGCTGAGTACCTGTGCTACCTGGTCACCCCCTGGGATTCCTGTCTCACCATGCTCATTAGGGAAATGTGGTGCTGAGCCTTTGCCATTCCCATCTCAGCATCTCACTGAGTGGGACCCTTTGTGGAGGTACCAACCCCTGACCAGGTGCACTGCACTGGATATTGCTTCTTGAAATGTTTGCAGTTCCTGCAGTATTTGTAGGAGTATTGGAGATGGACTTCCTATGTTGAACCAGGCTGGCGTGACACTGGTCTGTTACATGTTTGGTTTCAGGAGTCAAGTACAGAAAGGAGCATTCTCTTAGGACTTACTGGAAAGGAAGAAGTCTTAACTTTTGGCacaataaatatgaaaaaaatctccatgTTGCAATACAGTTTATATGTTTAAGATACAGTCATTAATAATGTGGTGTAAGGGCATCCACACACAGGCTGACAGCCTGACCTTCTGTTAAAGCAGGTAATTTTGAGAAATTTAGTCCATGGGAAGACTAAGGATctcaaaatgcaatttttttcacaaatcatGATGAAATGGCAAAATTTGGGACTGTTTCAGaacaaatttaatttcatcCTTCTTGAAGATGTGCATTCTGCTAGTATCAAAACATTTCATTGACTTCATCATATAATTTACTTGAATAATTAATCAGTGCTATATCAAGTGATAAattaaatagattaaaaattaaattttcataaaaagaaaatgtaacaaTAATATTTCCCTAGAAAATTAACATAATACTTCTATTCTGACCTATTTCTACTCCGTGTGATCAGCATCTTATGATACAAAACACTAACATgagaaatttttcaaaagctaTGAGAAAAATTATCCCCTAGAAGCAGTAAAAGTCCAGGCATTCATCCAGGAATAATATCTCAGCCTGGTACCCCAGGAAATCCTCCTTCTGTCATGCCTAAAACCTTATTGACACGTGGCTTTGGCAATACTAACTGCTGCTGGtgtgaaaagaaaatcattaaCAACTATAATCACAAAATTGCTTTAAAGAAACctcttcttgctgctgcttttctgggaaGAGTCTGTATAACCTCTTTACAGTGGCTTCACCTACCTCTTAACTAATATTTGTACCATGAcatgttttttccttccctctatTTCCACAGGGCTCATTCAATATTAAAAGGTGTGCTGAAACGCTACCAAGCATCAgcagacacacacagaaatacaaatatgtCTCATTTATCTTTCCCCAAATGAGTTTCTGTGATGATCTAAACCATTCCAAATTCTCCTTGATTTCTGAGGGTCCTGGGCATGTGTTCTGAAATGATAGGCAGAAAAGCTTGCACGTGCGTAATATTTTTGAGCTGTGAATGGACAAACTTCATGATAACTGATGTGTGACAAAgccttttctgtctttcccaAACAGCTAATATGCCAGAAGATTATCCAGATCAATTTGATGAGGTAGTGGACTTTATTCAAGCCACTATTAAAAGACTGAGGAGGTCACCAGACAAACAGACTCCAATTTTTTCTAGGCGGGAGAGAAATCGTCAAAATGCAGCCACAAACATAGAGAATTCCAAcaaaaaaggaaggaggaatcaaaagggaaagaatCGAGGATGTGTCTtaacagaaatacatttaaatgtGACCGACTTGGATTTGGGATATGAAACCAAAGAAGAGCTAATTTTCCGGTATTGCAGTGGATCTTGTGATGCAGCTGAGACCACCTAcgataaaattttaaaaaacttaaccaaaaagaaaaaactggtCACTGACAAAGTGAGGCAAGCCTGTTGCAGACCCACAGCCTTTGATGATGACCTGTCCTTTTTGGATGATAACCTGGTTTACCACATACTTAAAAAACATTCCGCAAAAAGGTGTGGATGCGTCTGACAGCTGCATGCTGAGGCGGCACCAGTTTTCCATTCCTGCTACACTGCAAAGAGAGGGACCAAGGTTCCCAGGGAAGTGTCTGCTccaaatggaggaaaaaggacCAAGAACACAGAATGAGGAGCCAATGAGAGCCTGGGGATAAGGAGGAATGTGGCAGAGTAGAAGGATGGAGACTTCTGACGTCCTATGGGGATTTAGATAAAAGCTCAGGTGGAGATGACGATGGATGGATGATGTGCACGCTACCTTTCCTGTTTGACTCAGTCCACCATCAGTGAGACTCAATCCATGAGGAACGTGCTTAAAAACACAACCCTGCCATACCACGCTGTGTTGTAGTTATGCCATGATATATCAGTTATACCAAGAAGCTTAGCTAAGAAGTAGCTTAGGAGTACCTTACTAATCCCCTGTGCCCTCAGCTCTACTGAAAGACACATTGTGCTACTGCTCATTGGAGGGCAGTTCCTGAGTGCTTAGGACAACTCCTAAGCTATAAGATTACCCTTGTAAGTAAGATGATATTGGGCAAATATCAAAATGACCAGGCTCAAGTTCTTATGAAGCAAAACAGTTCCGCTTACTGGCTAAGTTTGGTTATTTCCATCTTGTGTTACTTCGAAATGAGTGCAGGATTTTGTTCTTCTGCTACCTGTGAAAATAAGTTGAGTTTTTAAGCACTTCTTCCTAGTTTAGTAAGAGAAATAACAAGCCCAGCCTACACAAAATGCGTTTATTTAGGTTTACAAAGGACTAATGTCACTTGCATAACTACATTTCTATTTGGTCATTGTGATTGAGAGAGACTACTTGATGCAATGCATCCCTTCAGAGACATAAGTATACAGAAGATATTTATTGAGATTaagttattattatttattgcaGTTCAGTAATGAGTCTCCTTATTTATTAAAGTGTCTTTCAAAGGTGCCAAAGTAGATGGCGCTTGGGGATATAGAGAGACAAAGACGTTGGGAACAACGGTCCATGCTTTTGATTGAAAATGTTAACTTGAATGCAAAAAATCACTTactttacctttttttcttttaaacaaaatctTGGTTATGTTCACAAAAGGTAGTGCTGAAGCCTGCAGCCCTTATTCCTGTCACTAAGCCTTTTGAAAGTTACTACAGTCATACATGTGCAGGAGCAGCAATGGCTCTGGACGAGTGAGGGTCGCAGGACTTGGCTCAACATTAGCAATTTGTAAGAAAAACTAATTTTagtcatattttaaatgtagccacatttttttttcctcacacttTATGCCAACTGACCTCATATAACTATtgacaaatggaaaataatCACATTTAGCCTTATAATTTCTAGTTATATTTATTTAAGCTTTTCCTTCCGTACTTCCGTATAGGAGAGGTTAAATCCCTCTTACTAGTTAGCCCTGGATTTAATATAGCCTGCAAGTAAACAGTTGTGTTAAATAACCAGAGTGTTTTGTATAATTTGCTGAAACATTACAGGATCATACCCATGCAGCAGAACAGTCCGAGTTAGGAGGAGGGAGGCCGTACAGCAAAGTTGTTTGTACGTGACCGCTAACACAAACTCTCATTCTGGAGACATTTTTCCCAAAGGAGGAGGAGTGCAGGTCACTAGACATACCTGACAACCAGTGAAGCATCAACTCCCACAAaagcaacatgaaaaaaaaaatccttattgaAAACCATGGTCCAACCTTTTATCTCATGCATGTAATGGCTCTCCATGCTCATTTTGCCCTGGGCCCCTTGGGAGACCACTGAAGAAGGGTCTAGAGGTCAAAAAAGTCCAGAACAGGCATAGAAAGATGTACCAGGTGTATGGCATGTAATTAAACCCAACTTCGGCCGGTTTCCTGGCGGAGGGGGATAGCCCTGGCAAACCACCAGCAGGGTCTGTTCTCACACTGCCACCACGGGGACGCCGTGCCCTCCATGCTGCtcaggggaggtgacaccaCCCCACTGGCACGATGTGGGCACTGAGCACCTGCCAGGCGGAGGGTCAGCTGCGCTGCTGGGCAGCTGATTGGCGACAGCG from Poecile atricapillus isolate bPoeAtr1 chromosome Z, bPoeAtr1.hap1, whole genome shotgun sequence encodes:
- the GDNF gene encoding glial cell line-derived neurotrophic factor, giving the protein MKLWDVVAVCVVLLNTVSTLPLPTGKTPPKGSPSVVEGPEDDLSPISLLPPYAVHSDSNMPEDYPDQFDEVVDFIQATIKRLRRSPDKQTPIFSRRERNRQNAATNIENSNKKGRRNQKGKNRGCVLTEIHLNVTDLDLGYETKEELIFRYCSGSCDAAETTYDKILKNLTKKKKLVTDKVRQACCRPTAFDDDLSFLDDNLVYHILKKHSAKRCGCV